Within Haematobia irritans isolate KBUSLIRL chromosome 2, ASM5000362v1, whole genome shotgun sequence, the genomic segment atggtctctaacaaccatgcaaaaattgtcccacatcggtccataattatatatagcccccatataaacccatccccagatttggtttgcggagtccctaagagaagcaaatttcattcgatccggctgaaatttggtacatggtgtcaacatatgatctctaacaaccatgcaaaaattggtccacatcgatccataattatatatagcccccatataaaccgatcccgcgattcggcttgcggagcctctaacagaagcaagtttcatccgatccggctgaaatttggtacatggtggcaacatatgatctctaacaaccatgcaagaagttAGGAAGTTAACGTCCCaggatatatactttatggtgtcttagagcaacatttcgatgtgttactctgtggaatgacaaagttaatatacccccatcctaaggcggagggtataaaaatattcaattaaaaatttcattgattcaacaaattttttaattggaaaaaatcgatcacaaaaattattagaatcaattaattttttaattgtcactttcatttctgtgattgaagacatttcaattaataaaaattaattaatttcgtgattgaagactaaaaatatttcttttgtgtgtaatattataaattatttttaatttaattgcgaACTTTACCATGCTTAATCATTCATAgtaggtcaacattttttttagtatagtattgttgcctagtgtaattattgttttccttaaataaatctatcaaatcGTGATTATTTGTAAAGCTTTTTAGTTCCGCTTTTACACGTTATTCCATTCCATTTAGGGGTTATCACATTAATCATCATGGGTCATCATAGATGCAAGCCACTGTAGCCACAATGGAAAATGGAAGAGGTAAATGTGTTTAAGTTTTTCAGTTGTCAGTCTATCGTCAAATGGATTCACCAGGTTTATACAACAGAGCAAATTTGTTCCAAAGACGTGATTCCTTAGAATTAATCgaggaatattttccaaaattacaaTGGCGTTTGGATGGTCAAGATAGCGTGATTGATGTTGGGTCTGGTTGTGGTAATGTTTTATTTACATTGGTTCATCCACATTTACCGAAGAACTACAAACGTCTGGTATTTTCCGATTTAAATCcaaatatggtaaattttgccCAGAAAACCTACAATACATTCGAAAGAGTCGAATATAGGGTATTGGATATTGGAAGTGAGGGCTCCGTGAAGGATGACCTTCAAGGGCAATTTGATCATTTGACTTCGTTCTTTGCATTACATTGGCCCAGGAATTTAAGGTAAATATCAAGATGATGATTGTAGCACAAATTTCGATTGCATGCCAAGGCTATAGgccaatataataataaattattatttatttttatatatttttattttccccgACTCCTTTCAGACAATCATTAAAAAACATTCACAAACTCCTACGGCCACAGAATTCCGATTGTGttctattatttttaacaagttttgataaaatattaaagaTCTATGCTAAAATGAGAGAATCTCCCAAATGGCTACCCTACCTACGGGAATTGGAACCTTTGATAACGCCCCTGGAATATTCTCAAAATCGCTATAATGATATATGTGGAATGTTAAGCGATTTAGGATTTTCAAATTATGAAGTTAAACTTCATGATAAAGAAATGACATACGAAACGGAGCAGCTATTTAGAGGCaatataaaaaacatttctaaTGAATTtcagaaattatttattaaaatatatatttttgcttttACAGATAACATGGAAGCTTTTAATCCTTTCATATATGATGTTCCGGAGAATTTACTGGAGACATTTCGAAATGATTTTGTGCAGAGTGCCAGATCATTGGGATGTAATAATGGCAGAGATAACAAATTCACTGTTACCTATAAAATAGCAACAGTTTATGCAACTAAATAAAGTGAGAGCAAGGTTGTGATATTATTCTTGTATTATTACTCTTGAATCGGGGAGAAATTCTTAGACGACCTAACGAAGTGGGCCTATctggatgtctgttgtaatcacgttacagccttcaataatgaacctatcgtcctgaaattttgtacaaactcgtcttttgtctgcagacagatggctatatcggaccatgttttgatatagaccaatgtcTCGATtcgacctaaaacctaaaagtaGTTTTGGTGTGCACCTGAGCAATATTTTAATCACACTcacgacaaaaaaattttactcacgcacgatatttttggtaggactcaggcACAGTTACGAAAAAAATAGTACTCACGTACGAAAAACTTTAAAAGATTCGCACTCACGACTAGAAATGTCATGACTCACGGAAAATCGTCCCAttcaagaaaattatagtacctcATCATTGAGACATACGACTACGGTTGAAGATTACTTTTGAGAGAGTGTGAGTGCGAACAAGAGTTGAAAGTCCTTCCTTGATGAG encodes:
- the LOC142226471 gene encoding juvenile hormone acid O-methyltransferase-like yields the protein MDSPGLYNRANLFQRRDSLELIEEYFPKLQWRLDGQDSVIDVGSGCGNVLFTLVHPHLPKNYKRLVFSDLNPNMVNFAQKTYNTFERVEYRVLDIGSEGSVKDDLQGQFDHLTSFFALHWPRNLRQSLKNIHKLLRPQNSDCVLLFLTSFDKILKIYAKMRESPKWLPYLRELEPLITPLEYSQNRYNDICGMLSDLGFSNYEVKLHDKEMTYETEQLFRDNMEAFNPFIYDVPENLLETFRNDFVQSARSLGCNNGRDNKFTVTYKIATVYATK